A single genomic interval of Haloactinospora alba harbors:
- a CDS encoding DUF3073 domain-containing protein codes for MGRGRAKAKQQKVARRLKYSAAGHTDLDRLRSELGVAEKDGSSSADPYAPAEDVYADPYDELIDRYADFADVPPRGENTTTETVEESDASDGSR; via the coding sequence ATGGGGCGCGGCCGAGCCAAGGCCAAGCAGCAGAAGGTCGCCCGGCGGTTGAAGTACAGCGCAGCCGGCCACACCGACCTTGATCGGCTGCGGTCGGAGCTGGGTGTCGCTGAGAAAGACGGTTCGTCGTCGGCGGATCCGTACGCGCCGGCGGAAGACGTCTATGCGGACCCTTACGACGAACTGATCGACCGTTATGCGGATTTCGCGGATGTGCCCCCGCGCGGTGAGAACACGACGACGGAAACGGTGGAGGAGTCCGACGCGTCGGATGGTTCGCGCTGA
- the purM gene encoding phosphoribosylformylglycinamidine cyclo-ligase, producing MAEGSQENSPSAYAAAGVDVAAGERAVDLMKQHVARTRRPEQVSDPSGFAGLFQPDLSRYRTPVLATSTDGVGTKVLLAQAMGRHDTVGIDLVGMVVDDLVVSGAEPLFLTDYIACGSVVPERVAEIVSGIAEGCRQAGCALLGGETAEHPGAMEPEEYDLSAAGTGIVDRDRVLGPHRVRAGDAVIAMSSSGPHSNGYSLVRRILDDLGMDLDTYAPELGGPVGEAMLTPTRIYAPDCLALVDEVEVHAFSHVTGGGLASNLARCLPEDLHARLDRGTWTPGPVFSFLAQRGGISPEDMEATFNMGVGMVALVAAHDADRAVRTLNERGVPAWLAGSVASGAGEVRLEGTHA from the coding sequence GTGGCAGAAGGTTCCCAGGAGAACAGCCCGTCGGCCTACGCGGCCGCCGGGGTCGATGTCGCGGCGGGCGAGCGCGCGGTCGACCTGATGAAGCAGCACGTGGCGCGCACCCGGCGACCGGAGCAGGTGTCCGACCCCAGCGGCTTCGCCGGCCTGTTCCAGCCCGACCTCAGCCGCTACCGCACGCCGGTCCTGGCCACCTCCACCGACGGGGTCGGCACCAAGGTGCTACTGGCCCAGGCGATGGGCAGGCACGACACCGTCGGCATCGACCTGGTGGGGATGGTGGTCGACGACCTCGTGGTCAGCGGTGCCGAGCCCCTGTTCCTGACGGACTACATCGCCTGCGGGTCGGTGGTTCCCGAACGCGTCGCCGAGATCGTCAGCGGGATCGCCGAGGGGTGCCGGCAGGCGGGGTGCGCCCTCCTGGGCGGGGAGACGGCCGAACACCCCGGCGCCATGGAACCCGAGGAGTACGACCTGTCGGCGGCGGGAACCGGCATCGTGGACCGGGACCGGGTACTCGGACCGCACCGTGTCCGGGCGGGGGACGCCGTCATCGCGATGTCCTCCTCCGGCCCGCACTCGAACGGGTACTCGCTGGTCCGGCGAATCCTGGACGACCTCGGAATGGACCTCGACACGTACGCGCCCGAGCTGGGAGGTCCGGTGGGTGAGGCCATGCTCACCCCCACGCGGATCTACGCTCCCGACTGCCTGGCACTGGTCGACGAGGTCGAGGTGCACGCGTTCTCGCACGTGACGGGAGGAGGACTGGCCTCCAACCTCGCCCGCTGCCTCCCGGAGGACCTCCACGCGCGGTTGGACCGCGGCACGTGGACACCCGGCCCGGTCTTCTCGTTCCTCGCCCAGCGCGGCGGGATCTCGCCAGAGGACATGGAGGCCACGTTCAACATGGGCGTCGGCATGGTCGCGCTGGTCGCCGCGCACGACGCCGACCGCGCTGTGCGGACGCTGAACGAACGGGGGGTGCCGGCGTGGCTGGCCGGCTCGGTCGCCTCCGGTGCCGGGGAGGTCCGGTTGGAGGGAACACATGCCTGA
- the purF gene encoding amidophosphoribosyltransferase — translation MAQSDGRPSTGTAPTDRGPQDACGVFGVWAPGEEVSKLTYFGLYALQHRGQESAGMALSDGERSVVYKDMGLVSQVFDEATLESLHGHVAIGHCRYSTTGSSVWENAQPTFHTARGGGLALGHNGNLINTAELAAMLPAGQRDATTDTEILTGLLANSPEASTEDAAMALLPHVRGAFCLVFMDENTLYAARDPQGVRPFVLGQLESGGWVAASETAALDIVGAAPVREIEPGELVTVDDRGVRSRRFAPAEPKGCLFEYVYLARPDTTIAGRNVNSARVEVGKRLAREHPVDADLVIPVPESGTPAAVGYAEGSGVPFAQGLVKNSYVGRTFIEPSQSLRQLGIRLKLNPLRDVIAGKRLIVVDDSIVRGNTQRSLVTMLREAGAAEVHVRISSPPIMWPCYYGVDFATKSELLAGNLSVPEIRDSIGADSLAFIALDELVAATQVPKNQLCRACFDGEYPIDVDPTLQDKYLLEKSCGGPEKDSLASGAHQ, via the coding sequence GTGGCGCAATCCGACGGCCGACCCAGCACCGGCACCGCCCCGACCGACCGCGGTCCGCAGGACGCCTGCGGCGTGTTCGGCGTGTGGGCTCCCGGCGAAGAAGTCAGCAAGCTCACCTACTTCGGACTGTACGCGTTGCAGCACCGCGGCCAGGAGTCCGCGGGCATGGCCCTGAGCGACGGGGAACGCAGCGTCGTCTACAAGGACATGGGACTGGTCTCCCAGGTCTTCGACGAGGCGACCCTGGAGTCGCTGCACGGCCATGTGGCGATCGGCCACTGCCGCTACTCCACCACCGGATCGTCCGTGTGGGAGAACGCACAGCCGACGTTCCACACCGCGCGCGGCGGCGGCCTCGCCCTGGGCCACAACGGCAACCTCATCAACACCGCGGAGCTGGCGGCGATGCTGCCGGCCGGCCAGCGCGACGCGACCACCGACACGGAGATCCTCACCGGGCTGCTCGCCAACAGTCCCGAAGCCAGCACCGAGGACGCGGCGATGGCGCTGCTGCCGCACGTACGCGGCGCGTTCTGCCTGGTGTTCATGGACGAGAACACCCTCTACGCCGCGCGCGACCCGCAGGGGGTACGCCCCTTCGTCCTGGGCCAGCTGGAGAGCGGCGGCTGGGTGGCCGCCAGTGAGACGGCCGCGCTGGACATCGTCGGCGCGGCGCCGGTGCGCGAGATCGAGCCCGGCGAGCTGGTGACCGTGGACGACCGGGGGGTGCGTTCGCGCCGCTTCGCGCCGGCCGAACCCAAGGGGTGCCTGTTCGAGTACGTCTACCTCGCCCGCCCCGACACCACCATCGCCGGACGCAACGTCAACTCCGCCCGGGTCGAGGTGGGGAAACGGCTCGCCCGGGAGCACCCTGTCGACGCGGACCTGGTGATCCCCGTCCCCGAGTCGGGAACACCCGCCGCCGTGGGCTACGCCGAGGGCAGCGGGGTCCCGTTCGCCCAGGGGCTGGTGAAGAACTCCTACGTGGGCCGCACGTTCATCGAACCCAGCCAGTCACTGCGCCAGCTCGGCATCCGGCTCAAGCTCAACCCGCTGCGCGACGTCATCGCGGGCAAGCGGCTGATCGTCGTGGACGACTCCATCGTGCGCGGCAACACGCAACGCTCCCTGGTCACCATGCTGCGCGAGGCCGGGGCGGCCGAGGTTCACGTCCGTATCTCCAGTCCGCCCATCATGTGGCCGTGCTACTACGGCGTGGACTTCGCCACCAAGTCCGAGCTGCTGGCGGGCAACCTGTCCGTGCCGGAGATCCGCGACTCGATCGGCGCCGACTCGTTGGCGTTCATCGCGCTGGACGAGCTCGTCGCCGCCACGCAGGTACCGAAGAACCAGCTCTGCCGCGCCTGTTTCGACGGTGAGTACCCGATCGACGTCGACCCCACCCTGCAGGACAAGTACCTGCTGGAGAAGTCCTGTGGCGGGCCGGAGAAGGACTCACTGGCCTCCGGAGCCCACCAGTAG
- a CDS encoding sterol carrier family protein, whose amino-acid sequence MPARSSATQRHHAALLSALRSQLAALGEDSAAEQPHSAETGNDPSAALSACASAVVRAHEAGQQPVREALRAVVRSSLAELAQRAPGRSVEVRVPPFSAVQVIAGPHHTRGTPPNTVQTDPLTWVRLATGRLSWEQARAEGSVEASGNRADLAPWLPLWPSR is encoded by the coding sequence ATGCCCGCCAGGTCCTCCGCAACACAGCGACACCACGCGGCGCTGCTGTCGGCGCTGCGGTCCCAGCTCGCGGCGTTGGGCGAGGACAGCGCCGCGGAACAGCCGCACTCCGCGGAGACCGGGAACGACCCCTCCGCGGCGTTGTCGGCGTGCGCCTCGGCGGTCGTACGCGCCCACGAGGCCGGGCAGCAGCCCGTGCGGGAGGCGCTGCGCGCTGTCGTGCGCTCCAGCCTGGCGGAGCTCGCCCAGCGCGCTCCGGGGCGCAGCGTGGAGGTGCGCGTGCCGCCGTTCAGCGCGGTCCAGGTCATCGCGGGGCCGCACCACACGCGCGGCACTCCGCCCAACACGGTGCAGACCGACCCTCTCACCTGGGTCCGTCTCGCCACGGGCCGCCTCTCCTGGGAGCAGGCCCGCGCCGAGGGGAGTGTGGAGGCCAGCGGAAACCGCGCGGACCTGGCCCCGTGGCTCCCGTTGTGGCCGTCCCGGTAA
- a CDS encoding DUF47 domain-containing protein: MRLRLTPRDDSYYEMFADSANNLVIGARLLVELISDGADRDAITEKMRACEHAGDDRTHAIMRRLNESFATPFDREDIYRLASCLDDVMDCMEAAVDLIGLYGLDRLPKGIIDQVEVLERSAELTAEAMPRLRSMKGLTRYWIEINQLENQADQIYRRLLARLFSGEYDALTVLKLKDVIEELETAADAFEHVANTVESIAVKVS, translated from the coding sequence GTGCGCTTGCGCCTGACTCCGCGTGATGACAGCTACTACGAGATGTTCGCCGACTCGGCGAACAATCTGGTCATCGGGGCGCGTCTGCTGGTCGAGCTGATCAGCGACGGTGCCGACCGTGACGCCATCACGGAGAAGATGCGTGCCTGCGAGCACGCGGGAGACGACAGGACACACGCGATCATGCGAAGACTCAACGAGAGCTTCGCCACACCGTTCGATCGGGAGGACATATACCGGCTGGCTTCCTGCCTGGACGACGTCATGGACTGCATGGAAGCCGCCGTGGATCTGATCGGCCTGTACGGACTGGACCGGCTACCCAAGGGGATCATCGACCAGGTCGAGGTGCTGGAGCGCTCCGCGGAGCTGACAGCAGAGGCCATGCCGCGGTTGCGCTCGATGAAGGGCCTCACGCGGTACTGGATCGAGATCAACCAGCTGGAGAACCAGGCCGACCAGATCTACCGGCGGCTGTTGGCCCGGTTGTTCAGCGGTGAGTACGACGCCCTCACCGTGCTCAAGCTCAAGGACGTCATCGAGGAGCTGGAGACGGCGGCCGACGCGTTCGAGCACGTGGCGAACACGGTGGAGAGCATCGCCGTCAAGGTGTCCTGA
- a CDS encoding serine protease inhibitor yields the protein MGRTTAAVFLLTTAATLAAGAPAASAAVAGDHLTMPRHQSSQCDGKQEWPELLGADAREASETVEAENPDVTARVLRENTPTTADFRCDRVRIYTDGSDYGNGDGTNTVTRVPRVG from the coding sequence ATGGGCCGCACCACCGCTGCCGTTTTCCTGCTGACCACCGCCGCCACGCTCGCCGCGGGCGCACCGGCCGCCAGCGCCGCCGTGGCGGGCGACCACCTCACCATGCCCCGGCACCAGAGCTCCCAGTGCGACGGCAAACAGGAGTGGCCCGAGCTGCTCGGCGCCGACGCCCGGGAGGCGAGCGAGACCGTGGAAGCCGAGAACCCCGACGTCACCGCGCGTGTGCTGCGGGAGAACACGCCGACCACCGCCGACTTCCGGTGCGACCGGGTGCGGATCTACACCGACGGCTCGGACTACGGGAACGGGGACGGCACCAACACGGTGACCCGTGTTCCCCGCGTGGGCTAG
- the pstB gene encoding phosphate ABC transporter ATP-binding protein PstB, with the protein MAKRIDVSGLHVYYGDFLAVEDVSMTIEPRSVTAFIGSSGCGKSTFLRTLNRMHEVAPNARVDGKVMLDDVDIYGPDVDPVAVRREIGMVFQRANPFPTMSIYDNVIAGAKLNNKRLGKEKADEIVERSLRDANLWEEVRDRLGKPGASLSGGQQQRLCIARATAVEPEVLLMDEPCSALDPISTLAIEDLISKLKENYTIVIVTHNMQQAARVSDRTAFFNLAGTGEPGRLIEMDDTNKIFTKPESKETENYITGRFG; encoded by the coding sequence GTGGCCAAACGAATTGACGTCTCCGGACTGCACGTCTACTACGGCGACTTCCTGGCCGTGGAGGACGTTTCGATGACGATCGAGCCGCGGTCCGTGACCGCGTTCATCGGATCCTCCGGGTGCGGCAAATCGACGTTCCTGCGCACCCTGAACCGGATGCACGAGGTGGCGCCCAACGCCCGCGTCGATGGCAAGGTGATGTTGGACGACGTCGACATCTACGGCCCCGACGTCGACCCGGTGGCGGTACGCCGCGAGATCGGCATGGTGTTCCAGCGCGCCAACCCGTTCCCCACGATGTCCATCTACGACAACGTCATCGCCGGGGCGAAGCTCAACAACAAGCGGCTCGGCAAGGAGAAGGCCGACGAGATCGTCGAGCGTTCACTGCGGGACGCGAACCTGTGGGAGGAGGTCAGGGACCGGTTGGGCAAACCGGGCGCCAGCCTCTCCGGCGGACAGCAGCAGCGCCTGTGCATCGCCCGCGCCACCGCGGTCGAACCCGAGGTGCTGCTCATGGACGAGCCGTGCTCGGCACTCGACCCGATCTCCACGCTGGCGATCGAGGACCTGATCTCCAAGCTCAAGGAGAACTACACCATCGTGATCGTCACGCACAACATGCAGCAGGCGGCACGGGTGAGCGACCGGACGGCGTTCTTCAACCTCGCCGGGACCGGTGAGCCGGGCAGGCTCATCGAGATGGACGACACCAACAAGATCTTCACGAAACCGGAGTCGAAGGAGACCGAGAACTACATCACCGGCCGGTTCGGGTAA
- the pstA gene encoding phosphate ABC transporter permease PstA codes for MTTTTQPASTGAAGEGPSSHTSALRTGSLPRYTEPVLLAVTAAVVGGGLFALDVFHVVTFGLLTAALYLTAIGVASGIMENSRRAKDRLVTGVVYCCFIVAMVPLVSLLWTVVVNGMARFDGYFLTVSMNGVLPSMEAGGVYHAIVGTVMITGFATLISVPIGLMTAIYLVEYGRGRLKQAITFFVDVMVGIPSIVAGLFVVALWMMLFGPGETNGAAGAVALSVLMIPVVVRSSEEMLRLVPDELREASYALGVPKWLTVVKVVLPNAVAGITTGIMLALARVIGETAPLMLTAGMAASKISWNLFDGQMMSLPVFIYSQVRLGGEQDYDRAWAAALTLILIVMLLFFLARMVSRFFAPKTRR; via the coding sequence ATGACTACCACGACGCAACCAGCTTCCACCGGCGCCGCGGGCGAGGGTCCTTCCTCCCACACGTCCGCGCTGCGGACCGGTTCGCTCCCGCGCTACACCGAGCCCGTCCTGCTGGCGGTGACGGCCGCTGTCGTCGGCGGCGGGCTGTTCGCCCTGGACGTGTTCCATGTCGTGACGTTCGGGCTGCTCACCGCCGCGCTCTACCTGACGGCCATCGGCGTCGCCTCCGGGATCATGGAGAACTCCCGGCGCGCCAAGGACCGCCTCGTGACGGGCGTCGTCTACTGCTGCTTCATCGTGGCCATGGTGCCGCTGGTGTCGCTGCTGTGGACCGTGGTGGTCAACGGGATGGCACGGTTCGACGGTTACTTCCTGACCGTTTCCATGAACGGGGTGCTGCCCAGCATGGAAGCCGGCGGGGTCTACCACGCGATCGTCGGGACCGTGATGATCACCGGTTTCGCGACGCTCATCTCGGTCCCGATCGGGCTGATGACCGCGATCTACCTCGTGGAGTACGGGCGCGGGAGACTGAAACAGGCCATCACCTTCTTCGTCGACGTCATGGTCGGTATCCCCTCGATCGTCGCCGGCCTGTTCGTCGTCGCGCTGTGGATGATGCTGTTCGGCCCCGGAGAGACGAACGGCGCCGCCGGCGCCGTGGCGCTGTCGGTGCTGATGATCCCCGTGGTGGTGCGCTCCAGCGAGGAGATGCTGCGGCTGGTCCCCGACGAGCTGCGTGAGGCCTCCTACGCCCTGGGGGTGCCGAAATGGCTCACCGTGGTCAAGGTGGTGCTGCCCAACGCGGTGGCCGGCATCACGACGGGAATCATGCTCGCTCTGGCACGCGTTATCGGAGAGACGGCCCCGCTCATGCTCACCGCGGGCATGGCGGCCTCCAAGATCAGTTGGAACCTTTTCGACGGCCAGATGATGAGCCTTCCGGTGTTCATCTACTCCCAGGTCCGCCTGGGCGGCGAACAGGACTACGACCGCGCCTGGGCCGCCGCGCTGACGTTGATCCTCATCGTGATGCTGCTGTTCTTCCTCGCGCGGATGGTGTCCCGGTTCTTCGCGCCGAAGACCCGGCGTTGA
- the pstC gene encoding phosphate ABC transporter permease subunit PstC — MTTTDSSPAPPAPQGKRARRLGDVFFANAARGSGVLILAILAGVALFLVIQSTDSLQANTANFFTTEKWDASTREDPAFGVAALVFGTVLAAGLALLLATPVAIGIALFIVYYAPRRIAAVLGYVVDLLAAIPSVVYGLWGIGFLVVQLAPFYETLERYLGWIPLFAGPVSTTGRTILSAGIVLAVMILPIITAMSRDVFYQVPQPHREAALALGATRWEMIRTAVLPFGRPGVIGGAMLGLGRALGETMAVAMILSPSLVISPNLLQSGNQTIAAHIALQYPEATGYGVSALIAAGLVLFAITLIVNMGARFVVARRKEFS, encoded by the coding sequence ATGACCACCACGGACTCGTCACCGGCGCCTCCAGCGCCACAGGGCAAACGCGCCCGCCGCCTCGGCGACGTCTTCTTCGCCAACGCCGCACGCGGCTCGGGCGTGTTGATCCTCGCGATCCTCGCGGGGGTCGCCCTCTTCCTCGTCATCCAGTCGACAGATTCGCTGCAGGCCAACACGGCGAACTTCTTCACCACCGAGAAGTGGGACGCGAGCACCCGTGAGGACCCGGCGTTCGGTGTCGCCGCGCTGGTCTTCGGCACGGTGCTCGCCGCCGGGCTCGCCCTGCTGCTCGCGACCCCCGTCGCCATCGGGATCGCACTGTTCATCGTCTACTACGCGCCGCGGCGCATCGCGGCGGTCCTGGGCTACGTCGTCGACCTGCTGGCCGCGATCCCCAGCGTCGTCTACGGGCTGTGGGGAATCGGGTTCCTCGTCGTCCAGCTCGCCCCGTTCTACGAGACGCTGGAACGCTACCTGGGGTGGATACCGCTGTTCGCGGGTCCGGTCTCCACCACGGGCCGGACGATCCTGAGCGCGGGCATCGTGCTCGCGGTCATGATCCTGCCGATCATCACCGCCATGTCCCGCGACGTCTTCTACCAGGTGCCGCAACCGCACCGGGAGGCCGCGCTGGCGCTGGGAGCGACCCGGTGGGAGATGATCCGCACCGCCGTCCTGCCCTTCGGCCGCCCCGGGGTCATCGGCGGCGCCATGCTCGGACTGGGGCGCGCCCTCGGCGAGACCATGGCGGTGGCGATGATCCTCTCGCCCTCCCTGGTCATCTCCCCCAACCTGCTCCAGAGCGGGAACCAGACCATCGCGGCCCACATCGCGCTGCAGTACCCGGAGGCCACCGGCTACGGCGTGTCCGCGCTGATCGCCGCCGGCCTGGTGCTCTTCGCGATCACCCTGATCGTCAACATGGGTGCGCGGTTCGTCGTCGCGCGGCGCAAGGAGTTCTCCTAA
- the pstS gene encoding phosphate ABC transporter substrate-binding protein PstS, which produces MKLFKYGQFAGIAVAGTLALSACGSDQAVDPENSEAAAAGDVECVDGGGTLSGAGASSQENAMKTWKAAYEGACEGATVNYDSVGSGAGRSQFIDGAVSFAGSDAALDSEETEQATERCSGSEAINLPAYISPIAVTFNLDGVDSLNLPPEVIGGIFNQKITQWDDESIAEANPDTDLPSEKIIPVNRSDESGTTENFVSYLSEAAGDSWPHDVSGNWPIEPAEAGQGSSGVVSAIEGGNGTIGYVDASHVTEDLGTVNVGVGDDFVEYSPEAAAAIVDASSPREENTENDHAIDLNYTGSDSSVYPIVLVSYHVACMEYEDQNTADLVKSFLNYVVSEDGQQAVAEEAGSAPITEDTRESLQNTIDSISAGA; this is translated from the coding sequence GTGAAGCTCTTCAAGTACGGCCAGTTCGCGGGGATCGCCGTCGCTGGCACCCTCGCGCTCTCGGCCTGCGGAAGCGACCAGGCCGTCGACCCGGAGAACAGCGAGGCCGCGGCGGCCGGTGACGTCGAGTGCGTCGATGGCGGCGGAACACTCTCCGGAGCCGGGGCCAGCTCGCAGGAAAACGCCATGAAAACCTGGAAGGCCGCCTACGAGGGGGCCTGCGAGGGGGCGACGGTGAACTACGACTCGGTGGGCTCGGGTGCCGGCCGGTCCCAGTTCATCGACGGCGCCGTCTCCTTCGCCGGGTCCGACGCGGCGCTGGACTCCGAGGAGACCGAACAGGCGACCGAACGGTGCAGCGGCTCCGAGGCGATCAACCTCCCGGCCTACATCAGCCCCATCGCGGTCACGTTCAACCTGGACGGGGTGGACTCGCTGAACCTCCCTCCCGAGGTCATCGGAGGCATCTTCAACCAGAAGATCACCCAGTGGGACGATGAGAGCATCGCGGAGGCGAACCCCGACACCGACCTTCCCAGCGAGAAGATCATCCCGGTGAACCGCTCGGACGAGTCCGGCACCACGGAGAACTTCGTCTCCTACCTCTCCGAGGCGGCGGGCGACTCCTGGCCGCACGACGTGAGCGGCAACTGGCCGATCGAGCCGGCCGAGGCGGGGCAGGGATCCTCCGGTGTCGTCTCCGCCATCGAGGGCGGCAACGGAACGATCGGCTACGTGGACGCCTCGCACGTCACCGAGGACCTCGGCACGGTCAACGTGGGCGTCGGCGACGACTTCGTGGAGTACTCCCCCGAGGCCGCGGCCGCCATCGTGGACGCCTCCTCCCCCCGCGAGGAGAACACCGAGAACGACCACGCGATCGACCTCAACTACACCGGCAGTGACTCCAGCGTGTACCCGATCGTCCTGGTCAGCTACCACGTCGCCTGCATGGAGTACGAGGACCAGAACACGGCGGACCTGGTGAAGAGCTTCCTGAACTACGTGGTCAGCGAGGACGGCCAGCAGGCCGTCGCCGAGGAAGCCGGCTCCGCGCCGATCACCGAGGACACCCGTGAGTCCCTGCAGAACACCATCGACTCGATCTCGGCCGGCGCCTGA
- the mshD gene encoding mycothiol synthase yields the protein MSYVHITTELNEEEAGAVSELASSAQRHDGVAPLSEQTLLRVRHPQPDTSRFHLLYEDATRSTLLGVAFAERVPGSPDSGELVVAPDQRRRGHGATLLRSLSADAPPEGARVWAHGRLDGAAALARSSGMQQVRGLLKMRMPLRGDSRQAAPELAEPVLSGAGARLTVRPFTVGADEEEWLRVNSAAFADHPEQGRLTLQDVREREAEPAFDAAGFFVAEDTDGRFAGFHWTKLHPDGAGLTDGETVGEVYAIGVAPEWQGTGLGRALLLTGLRHLRDRGLPWVLLYVEEENRPAVGLYESLGFTVWDADVMYAVR from the coding sequence ATGAGCTACGTCCACATCACCACGGAACTGAACGAGGAGGAGGCCGGGGCGGTCTCCGAGCTGGCCTCCTCCGCGCAGCGGCACGACGGGGTCGCTCCGCTGTCGGAGCAGACCCTGCTGCGGGTGCGGCACCCGCAGCCCGACACCTCCCGGTTCCATCTGCTCTACGAGGACGCCACGAGGTCCACGCTGCTTGGGGTGGCGTTCGCCGAACGCGTCCCCGGCTCGCCCGACTCCGGCGAGCTCGTGGTGGCGCCGGACCAGCGGCGCCGCGGTCACGGAGCCACGCTGCTGCGCTCCCTCTCCGCGGACGCCCCGCCCGAGGGTGCGCGGGTGTGGGCGCACGGGAGGCTCGACGGCGCCGCGGCGCTGGCCCGGTCGAGTGGCATGCAGCAGGTGCGCGGGCTGCTCAAGATGCGGATGCCGCTGCGGGGGGACTCCCGGCAGGCCGCTCCGGAGCTGGCCGAACCGGTGCTGTCCGGGGCCGGAGCGCGGTTGACCGTCCGTCCGTTCACCGTGGGCGCGGACGAGGAGGAGTGGTTGCGGGTCAACTCCGCCGCGTTCGCGGACCACCCCGAGCAGGGGCGGCTCACCCTGCAGGACGTCCGGGAGCGGGAGGCCGAGCCCGCGTTCGACGCCGCGGGGTTCTTCGTCGCCGAGGACACCGACGGCCGCTTCGCCGGTTTCCACTGGACCAAGCTGCACCCGGACGGGGCCGGGCTGACCGACGGGGAGACCGTGGGCGAGGTGTACGCCATCGGGGTGGCTCCCGAGTGGCAGGGCACGGGATTGGGCAGGGCCCTGCTCCTGACGGGGCTGCGCCACCTGCGGGACCGCGGGCTGCCGTGGGTGCTGCTGTACGTGGAGGAGGAGAACCGGCCGGCGGTGGGACTGTACGAGTCGCTCGGTTTCACGGTGTGGGACGCGGACGTGATGTACGCCGTCCGCTGA
- a CDS encoding winged helix-turn-helix transcriptional regulator has translation MSHLLLLTNSNEPSDHVLPALGLLLHTVHVAPAEAGSLLASGGEPTQKPTDAVLVDARGELAPTRDLCRLLSTTGLDCPLVGIFTEGGIAALNTDWHLDDFLLTSAGPAEVEARLRLSVGQNGARADDPDEIRRGDLVIDEATYIARLRSRILDLTFKEFELLKFLAQHPGRVFTRVQLLQEVWGYDYFGGTRTVDVHVRRLRAKLGAEHESLIGTVRNVGYRFTPDTETKPPTLESQQYEEETTPGTSPDIPDPLESGILGS, from the coding sequence ATGAGTCATCTGCTGCTACTGACGAATTCCAACGAACCGTCGGACCACGTTCTACCCGCCCTCGGTCTGCTCCTGCACACCGTGCACGTGGCGCCTGCGGAGGCCGGAAGCCTGCTCGCCTCGGGCGGCGAGCCCACCCAGAAACCGACCGACGCCGTCCTCGTCGACGCGCGCGGCGAGCTGGCGCCCACCCGCGACCTGTGCCGGCTGCTGAGCACCACGGGTCTGGACTGTCCGCTCGTCGGCATCTTCACCGAGGGCGGGATCGCCGCCCTCAACACCGACTGGCACCTGGACGACTTCCTGCTCACCTCCGCCGGACCCGCGGAGGTCGAGGCGCGGTTGCGACTGTCGGTGGGCCAGAACGGCGCCAGGGCCGACGATCCGGACGAGATCCGCCGGGGCGACCTGGTCATCGACGAGGCCACCTACATAGCGCGGCTCCGCAGCCGGATCCTGGACCTGACGTTCAAGGAGTTCGAACTGCTGAAGTTCCTCGCGCAGCACCCCGGCCGGGTCTTCACCCGGGTCCAGCTGCTCCAGGAAGTGTGGGGGTACGACTACTTCGGGGGGACACGGACGGTGGACGTGCACGTGCGCCGGCTCCGGGCGAAGCTCGGCGCGGAGCACGAGTCCCTCATCGGAACGGTGCGCAACGTCGGTTACCGGTTCACCCCCGACACCGAGACGAAACCTCCGACACTGGAGTCACAGCAGTACGAGGAGGAGACCACGCCCGGGACGTCCCCGGACATTCCAGACCCGTTGGAAAGCGGCATCCTCGGAAGCTGA
- a CDS encoding MoaD/ThiS family protein → MIRATIRYWAAAKEAAGTAEEPCTGPTLADALARVRATHADNDRLLRVLDRSSFIVDEEPVGTRPHDGVELAQGSVVEVLPPFAGG, encoded by the coding sequence ATGATACGGGCGACCATTCGGTACTGGGCCGCGGCGAAGGAAGCCGCCGGAACGGCGGAGGAACCCTGCACCGGACCGACCCTGGCCGACGCGCTGGCGCGGGTGCGCGCCACCCACGCGGACAACGACCGGTTGCTGCGCGTGCTGGACCGCTCCTCGTTCATCGTGGACGAGGAGCCGGTGGGAACGCGGCCCCACGACGGAGTGGAGCTCGCCCAGGGAAGCGTCGTCGAGGTGCTGCCGCCGTTCGCCGGCGGATGA